One Pseudonocardia abyssalis DNA segment encodes these proteins:
- a CDS encoding ATP-dependent Clp protease proteolytic subunit: MHEPRQPTVTPQPAVPSLTSTVLVAGADPLVEHLLDVRVVHVGGVLDTDAADRVCARLRLLAARDPRRGITLTVSCTAGSAGAGLAVVDTMALVAPAVATCAVGVVAGVGQLIVTAGAPGQRTAAPHARLALRTPSAGAVGAAVFGEQKQEVLAVTAARSGQDVERVAADTAAERWLTAADALEYGLVDAVA, encoded by the coding sequence GTGCACGAACCCCGCCAGCCCACCGTCACCCCGCAACCCGCCGTCCCGTCGCTGACCTCCACGGTGCTCGTGGCCGGGGCCGACCCGCTCGTCGAGCACCTGCTCGACGTCCGCGTCGTGCACGTCGGCGGCGTCCTCGACACCGACGCCGCCGACCGGGTGTGTGCCCGGCTGCGGCTCCTCGCCGCCCGCGACCCGCGCCGCGGGATCACGCTGACCGTGTCCTGCACCGCGGGGTCGGCTGGCGCCGGGCTCGCCGTCGTCGACACGATGGCGCTGGTCGCACCCGCCGTCGCCACCTGCGCGGTCGGCGTCGTGGCCGGGGTGGGGCAGCTGATCGTCACCGCGGGTGCGCCCGGGCAGCGGACGGCCGCACCGCACGCCCGGCTGGCCCTGCGCACGCCCTCGGCCGGCGCCGTCGGGGCAGCGGTGTTCGGCGAGCAGAAGCAGGAGGTGCTCGCCGTGACCGCGGCCCGGAGCGGTCAGGACGTCGAACGGGTGGCGGCCGACACCGCGGCCGAGCGCTGGCTCACCGCGGCCGACGCGCTGGAGTACGGGCTGGTCGACGCCGTGGCCTGA